AAGGCCTGTTTGGGAAGAAATATACGACGCAGGTGATCGCATTGTATTAACGCTTAACCCAGGTATGAGTTTTGGAACTGGATCACACCAAACCACAGCATTATGCTTAGAACTGCTTCAGAAGTATGATTGTGACGGAAAAACCATGCTGGATCTGGGATGTGGAAGTGGCATATTATCTATTGCAGCGCTTCTTTTGGGAGCTGACAGCGCTGTAGCTGTAGACATTGATAAAAACGCGGCGGATATTGCGGCAGAAAATGCGGCCTTAAACGATTTTGGTTTGCCGGAGTATGAAACAATTGCAGGAAATATCCTAGAGAATACAGACCTGCAAGACAAGCTGATTGAAACCAAATTTGATATTATTACAGCCAATATTGTTGCTGATGTCATTATCCCTTTATGTCCGCTTGCCTCAGAGCTTTTAAATGACAATGGGATTTTCATTGTATCAGGTATAATTACTGAGCGTGCTGACGAGGTGAAAAGAGCACTCACCGAAGCTGGCTTTGACATTTCGAATATAATGGAAAGAGACGGATGGTGTGCTTTTAGTGTTAGTAAACTAATTTTAAAATAATTTATGGACAAAGCGGAAAAATATAGATATAATATATATCCGTAACTAAATTAATAATATGGCTAAACTCTCAGGCTTACTAGGTATAGGAAAATATTTTGAGTGGAGTGAGTCACTTGGCAAATAAAAAAATCAAACAACCAGATAAACAGGAATTAATGGGCAATAGGATTGCGCTCCATATGTCAATTGCCGTTGTCTGCTTTGCGGTTCTTATATTTTACGATCGTATGCTTGATACCCTGCAGGGGATAACAAAGTTTCAACCTGCAGTTTTAAGACTTATAGTTATTGCGGGCATACTTTTTGTTGCAGCTATTGTTAATCTTATAATTGTAATTGCAAGGAAAGTGGATTATAAGCAAAAAATAGTGCACCCGGTTTCACTGACCCTTTGGGGAGCAGCGATTCTATTAGGATCGGTTGCAATGTATTTTCAATATCTGAATGCAATAAAAGCGATGTATGTGCTGTTAGTGTTTTTCCTTGCTGTATATATTGTACGCGCAGTGTATGAGAATGATTTTTTCTACCTCTCAGTAATGATGGGGTTTGCTCTGATTGTATTTTATATTTTTTCAAGAATAGGGGATAACCCCGGTATTATTCCGCTTATGCCAGTTGTTTCTATCGCAATAGTAGTTGTTGCTTTACTTGCTGCACTTATCACTTTCTTAGTAAGAAGAAACGGCGGGCAATTTAAAACTGGCAAAGGTGCGATAGTGTTATTTGAAAAGGATGCTGCATATTTTCCTTTATTTATTTTCTATGCTATAGTTGCTGTCGGCGGAGCTTTTATGTTGGCTTTTACTACTGAAGCGGCGTATTACTCAGCTTTGGCTGTTGGAATCTCAATCTTGCTTGCAGCTTTATACTATACGATCAGGCTAATGAATAAATAACGAGAAGAGTTGTCAAAATGAAAACAAGAATAAGTGTTTTGTTTACCTTTGGCGCTGTACTGAGTGTATTTCGAATTTTAATAATAAAAAATGACATAGAGCCGATAACTGGTTTTTATAAGACAGGCAGCGTGTTCCCGACTGTTTTCTACGTGTTGCTTGTTTTAGCCTGCGCTTTTGCTGTTTTGCCACTGCTTGATAAACGGCGCGGTTACAAAATCGAGCCTCAGAAAGTAAGAATGGGTACATTCGGTGTCATTACATGCGTTATGCTAGGCATTTCATTTGCTGTTTCTGCAGTTCTGTATTATTTTAAATTTACAAGCGGGACTGCGTCTAAGGCACTCGAAGTTGTTTTGATGTTTGCCAGTGCGGTTGCTGCCTTTCTTATGCTTGCAGTTTCAGGTATTATCGGAAAAGAAAAAAAACCGTTTGAAATTTGCTATTTGATGCTCGGAGTGTCTGGCTGGTATGCTGTAAAACTTATAAAAGCGTTCAAAGGGCTTACCACAATTGTAACGATCTCAGAATATTTGCTTGAGGTAATTGCAACCTGCGCACTTGTTTTATTCTTCTACTATTTTTCAAAAGCGCTTACAGGAAGTGCTGTCTCCGCTTATGTATCTATGTATGGCGGATTATCGATTATATTAGTATTCGTTGCCGTTATTCCAAAAATATATTATTATATAATTGGCACTGACGGAATTTTTATTACTCCTTTTTTACCTGAATATATACCAAGCGCAGTATCACTTTTGTTTATTTCTGTTGGCATGATACAGATATACAAAGCATTAGTTGATCCGGTTGTTGAAGTTGTTGAGGAACAAAAGGAAGATGAACAGCAGGATGAATAAAATTTATATTTAGCAAGGGGGCTTACATATGGGATGGACAAATGATTTGGCAGTTGGGGTAGACCTCATTGATGAAGAGCATAAAGCGTTGTTCGAAAAGGCAAACGAATTGTATGAGGCCGGCAAAAACAGAAGAGCTATGGAATTTATTTCTGAAATGTTTGATTTTTTAGATGAATATACAAAAAAACATTTCAATGATGAAGAAAAATTTATGCTTGAAATTAATTACCCTGAATATGATCTGCAGAAAAAACTTCATAGTGAATTTATAGGTAAGCTTTCAGAATTGAAAGCTGAATTCGCAAGATCGGGCGGAAACATTGCGTTGATAATAGAGGCTAATCAGCTTGTGTTGAACTGGCTAACTAAACATATTTCTTTCCAGGATAAAAAAATAGGGCAGTATGTCAGAAGCCTTGAAAAATAAATCTGAGCATATCGGAATTTCCGGTATGCTTTTTTTTGTTAAATGCCGTTACATTGACGTAATAAACGAAAAATGTTATAATAGCGCCATTAAATTACGGGGTGAATCAAAGTGGAGAAGGCAAAACTTAAAAGCTATATATTAATTATCACCTATGCAGTTTTGCTGATAGCACTTATGCTGCGCCTAGAAATGGTTTTGTCTGCGATTGGACTACTAATAAAGATACTAAGTCCGCTGTTTGTAGGTATCGGCATTGCACTCATTTTAAACCGGCCATTTCATTTTTATAAAAGAGTCCTAACTAAATATCTAAAGAAGGAAAAGGCTGCAAAACCAATTGCGCTGCTTCTTGCGTATATATCAATGATTGCGGTTCTTGCGGCGGTTTTTTCAATAATACTGCCGCGACTAACTGAAAGCATACAGCTTTTAATTAACAGCGTAACTGCATATACTCCTCAGATAGAAGGGCTTTTGCGTAAAGCGGCAAATGCACTAAATGTTACAACGCCCGATTTTTCTGGGCTTGTAAATTCGTTTAAAACGTATGCAGGCAGTGCAGCATCGATGTTATCAGACTTTTTTCCGCGTATATTCAGTTTCACATCAAGCGTAATCAGTGTGGTGTCTAATATTTCTTTTGGTCTTGTTATCTCGATTTATCTTCTTATTGCTCAAAGTAAACTGAAAAATCAAATACATTTGCTTCTTTACGCCTATTTGCCTGAAAAAAGAGCCGGTAAAATCGATCGTTTTATATTGATTACGGCTGAAACATTTTCTAAGTTCGTTTCAGGGCAACTGACTGAAGCGTGCATTCTTGGATTTATGTGCTTTATCGGTATGATCATTTTTAGATTTAATTATGCTTTACTTATCAGCGTCCTTCTTGCTGTTACGGCGATAATCCCGATTGTCGGGGGAATTACAGGGTGTGTAATCTCGGTATTTATTTTGCTTATGGTTAATCCAATTAAAGCTATTTGGTTTATTGTGTTCTTCATAGTTCTGCAGCAGATAGAGGGCAATCTTGTATACCCGAGGGTAGTCGGCGGTTCCATAGGATTGCCTGCACTGTGGGTGCTTCTGTCGATTATAATTGGAGGCGGACTTTTCGGGGTTGTAGGAATGCTTATAAGCGTTCCTATCACATCAGTTTTTTATCAAATTCTAAAAAAGGATATTTTAGCGCGAACGCAATAAAAAAAAGGGCTTAAGCCCTTTTTTTTATTATAAATTCTTTTTCCTTTTCTGCATACGTACATCTTCACCGGTAAAAGGCATGATTAGAAAATCGCCTATTATTCGTGACACGATTTTTTTGTTGTATATTGATTCAAGCTGAGCCAGGTCACAGTTTGTGTTTATGATTGTACTCTTTCCCTTGATCGCTCTGCCATTTATAACCGAAAATAATGCTGATTCAACAAACTGTGTTGAGAATTCACTTCCAAGGTCGTCGATAATCAGCAAATCACAGTCAAAAAACTCCTGCACATCAACCGTGTCTCCATAAATACTTGCCCTGTTGAATTTCAAACTTTCAAATCTGTCAAAAAGCTCTGGAGCTGTTACGTATACAACTCCAACGCCACGGTTAATCAGTCTGCGTGCTATTGAAGTGGACAAATGTGTTTTGCCAAGGCCTGTGCCGCCCGTCATCAGTATACTGAGAGAAGAATGACTGAAATCTTCAACGAACCGTTCGCAAAGCTGTTTGTTTCTCATCATGTTTTCGTAGGGACTGATTCCACCGGGGGCCTTCTTTTGTGAGTAAAAGTCTAGATTAAAATTCTCAAAAGTTTGGTTAGATAACGTACCACCCAGAACTGACTGCTCATAAGCTGCCTTTTTTAATTCTTTTTCATAGCATTCACAGCGCCTGCCGTTAACGATTCCTTTGTCATGGCAGACAGGGCATTTATATATTTCATCGAGATAATCGACAGGAAGCCCAATTGTAACAAGAAGCTCTGCTCTTTCCATTTGCAGATTTATATTTTTTTCTTTGATTCGTGCTATCCTCTCGTGCAGGTCGCCGCTTTTTTCAAAGATTTCACCAATAATCGCAAGGGAGCCTTCCGACATTTCGTGTTCGATCTCGGCTATTCTGGGGTATGAAGCAAAAACTCTCCTTCTTCTGTCATCGTATTCTTTTTTATTTTCGGATCGTCTGCGCTGTAAAGCTGCATCAGCTGCTTCGTAAACTGCTTTGCCGTATGACATCCTTTTCCCCCTTAAGCTTTGTCTTTGGTGTAAATTTCATTGAACGACCAGTTCATGAATTCATTCAGGTCGTAAGTTGACTCGCCCTCTTTTTCAACTTTCTTTTTTCCCTTATGAGGCTTAGATTCAGGCGCAGGTTCATTAGCCGCTTCTTCTGCAGTCTTATACCCTTTTTCAAACCAAGACTTTAGGATCTTATTGATATATGTAAAGCGAACACGTCCTGTATTATCAACAGCCTTTTCGAAAGCTAATTTAATTATATCTTCACCAAAACCGTAACTTTCCGTCCAAGCATGAATATATTTTTCTTCGTTAGTTGTAAGGCTTCGTTCTCCGATTCCAAAAACCTTACGAACCATATATTCTTCAGTTCGCCTTTGTTCATATTCCTCGAGATATTTGTTTACGGCATCCTCGGTCGTAATGCCACTTTTATACCAGCCGTATGCAACTTGCTCAATATATTTTATATTGCCCTTGCCAATATCACAGCAGTGGTTAACAAGAAGAAAGATTACTTCTGGCGAGAAACCATAAAAGTCGTAAAAACTGTAAAGAATTTTGTAGTTCGTCGGAGACAACTGCTTGTTTAGCCGAATCTGCACCGCCTCAAAAAGAGTGCTTAGCTGTTTGTTTGATTCAACAACAGCAGCGACCTCCGAAAAATCATACTCTGGCGCAGTTGTCTTAACAGGAGCAGAAACTAGGCCGTGGTCAACACTGATCGAGGTCTGTTCAAACGAAATATTGCCTTCTTCTGATCGCAATATCCCGCACTGAACCCAGAAGTTTACGGCGGCTTCCAGATCGGCAACATTGATATTAAGAGCAGAACAGATATCCTCTTCAGTAAAAGACGTTGTATGTCTTAAAATATACAGGAGCACCATCATAGAAACTTGAGAGGCTTCAGTAATATACCTGTCTACTACGATATCCGGGACTAAAAACATGCCGTGATTTCCGCCCGATTGAAAATTAAGTGCCATCTCCACTCCCCCTAAAATATCATAAAAAATTATAGCATATACAAAGTGGGATTGAAAGGGGAAGAGGCACTATTTACACAGACATAAAAAATGGATATAATAACTATTATTGATTAGTTGCAAATTAGGTGGGCCGCACACCGGAATAAGCGGCAGCCGCGTTAGACGGCTATGGAGTTTTATGGATATAGTACTTGAAGAATATAAACAGCAGCTGAACGCGATGAAGCAGCCGCTGGAAGAGCTTGCGGAGAGCATTGATGTATCAGGTCTTGAAGTTAAGATCAATTCACTTGAAAAAAAGGCTCAGGAGCCTGATTTTTATACAGATACAAAAAATATGCAGAAAGTTTTGCAGGAAACAAAACAGTTAAAAGAAAAAGTTTCCCGATTTAATTCACTGAAAAAAAGATGGGAAGATGCAATCGTTTTAACCGAACTTGCGATGGAAGAAGATGATGAATCTCTTGCTTCGGAAGTTAGAACAGAACTCGAGGAAACTAAAAGGGAATATGACGAGCAGCGTCTTTCAACGCTGCTTTCAGGTGAATATGACAGCGCCAACGCGATACTAACATTTCACGCCGGAGCCGGAGGAACAGAAGCACAAGACTGGGTTGAGATGCTTTATCGAATGTATACCCGCTGGTGTGAGCGGCATAAGTATAAGGTTAAAGTATTAGATTATCTCGCGGGGGATGAAGCGGGAATAAAAAGTGTTTCAATAATGGTTGAGGGATATAACGCATATGGATATTTAAAAAGTGAAACCGGCGTTCACCGCCTTGTCCGCATTTCGCCATTTGACGCTTCTGGCCGCAGACATACATCTTTTGCCTCTCTCGAAGTTATGCCGGAGATAGATGATAAAATCGATATTGAGGTTCGCGAGGAGGATTTGAAAGTAGATACTTACCGCAGCAGCGGCGCGGGCGGGCAGCATGTCAACAAGACCGAGTCGGCTATCCGAATCACACATATACCTACCGGCATTGTAGTTGCATGTCAGAACGAGCGCAGTCAGCACCAGAACAGAGAAGTTGCTATGAAGATGCTTAAGGCAAAACTTTTTGAAATAAAGGAAAGAGAACATCTCGATAAAATCGAAGATATTAAAGGTGAACAAATGGCGATCGGCTGGGGTTCACAAATAAGGTCGTATGTATTTATGCCTTATACCCTTGTAAAAGATCACCGTACTGACTTTGAGGTGGGGAATATAGGCTCGGTCATGGACGGCGATCTCGACGGCTTTATAAATGAGTATTTAAAGTGTAAGAGTCTTGGAACTCTTAAGCAATAGCTATACATTTTCCGATGTATATTTGCTCATAAACTGGATCGCGATAAGCCCAGAGGCAAAAGTCAATATGCAATATAATATGTCCATTCCTTTTGGCAAACCTGGGATGATCTGCAAAACCGATCCAAGTACAAAGCCAAGGATGAGCAGGTAAGTTTTTCTGGGATAACGCTGCATAAGAAACTCCAGCAATCTTGTTGTGCTGATGGTTCCGATTACGATACCGATTATCACCGGGATAAGAAAAGCTATATTAAAATTAGTTATAGCTTCAAGTGTTACATCATAAAGCCCTAAGGTAAGCAGCATGAATGAGGTGCTTATTCCAGGAAGGATTAATGCAATGGCAATGATGAACCCGGCAAAAACAAGGAACAGGAAATTAAGAACCCCTGTTTGGGTCGCCAGATTAACGACGGTGTCAGGCTGTCTGGTCATTGCGATAACAAGCAGGAATCCGGCAATTGAATAAAGAAGGTCTAGATTTCTGCTTTTTGCTGTTTTTGTCTTTTTAAGAAGAACAGGCAAGCCGCCGCAAATTACCCCTATAAACAAAAAGACCATAGGGTATTTCCATTTATCAAGCATGTAAGAAATAAGTTTGCTGAAAAGAACAATACCTATTAAGCCGCCTGTACCTATTTTCAAAAGCAAAAGCGCGTTTTGCCGTTTGCTTTGAAAAAATGAGCTTACAGCATGGATCATTTCATCATAAACGCCAAGGATTATTGCCATGGTTCCGCCGCTTACCCCGGGTATAAGTATTGAAATTCCTATTAGAACGCCTTTTAACATCAAGATTATTGTTTTCATATGTAGCTCCAAACGGAAATTTATGTCATAATGATAATCCAGATAAGTTGCAAATGTCAAGGCAAAAGAAACAAACCGGCATAAATGCTCTGAATGATAGAAATGATATGTAAAAAAGACCTCCAATTGCAGCAAGCTACGATTGAAGGCCTTATTTTTCTTTTAAAAGAAACTTTCTATTTTTTTATCACAGGAAAGTGGAGAGTACCTCCAATATGACATATGGCCGCTTCTTATGTAGTAATTCATCGGTTTTTTTGCTGAAATTGTATCAAAATGATCTACTATCACGAGTTTTACCTTCATTTTTTCAGGTAGAATATTCTTTATATATACGGATGCGGTTTGCCCCACGCGTACGCCTTCTTTGTATTCTGCAAGACCTGCTAGGTTAGGAGTGAGTTCCACAAAAATTCCGTATTGCTCAACGCTTCTCACAATGCCGGCAGCAGTTTGACCGATTGAAAAGTTATCCGCATTTTCCTGCCATGTCCCCAGGAGTTCTTTATGAGACAGGGTGATTCTTCCCTCATCACGGTCAACAGATTTTACAATGCAGCGTATATCATCCCCTACCGCAAATCGATCGTGTGAATGTGAGATTCTTGAAATGGATATATTATCGATAGTGATAAGGGAAATGATACCGCATCCGATGTCTACAAATGCCCCGAAAGGCTCTAAATGCGTTATTTTTCCACCGATGATGTCGCCGCTTCGCAGTTTTAACACATAATTTTTATATGCTTCCTCCTGCACGGATTTTCTTGATAAAAGAGCGACTTTTTCCCCACGGTCATTCTCCGTTATTTCCATTACTTTAAAACAAACAGGTTTTCCGACACGTGTAATGACAGCGATATTTTTAACATCGCCTTTTACAGCATATATTGCTTCTTTTTTTTGTATGACTCCTTTCATACAACCAAGGTCGATCGTAAGATTTTGATATTCGTCGCAGAGAATGGCTTTTCCTTCAAGTATTTTGCCGCTTGCAAGCGCCTTTTCAATTTCCGCCTCTGTGTAGACGCCTATACCGCTGTTTTGGCTAAGACAGCCTTCAGGGGAGTATTTGGATATTATCATGCCGGCATTCAACCTCCTTTTTTATACTATATATGCGTCACAACTTCAACTAATACTTGACAAATGCCAGATTTTTGATATAATATCATGCTGTATCCTTGCCGCTAAACAGAATAGCGGCCTTAAGTCCAAAAGGAGGTGTAAAAAATGCAGAAAAAATATGAAGCTGTATTCATTGTAAACTCAAACTTTACAGAGGAAGAGACAAACGCCATCGTTGAAAAGTTCAAGGCGCTTATTGAAGCAAATGGGACAATCGAAAAGGTTGACGTTTGGGGTAAGAGAAGACTTGCCTATGAAATCGACGATATGACAGAAGGTTTCTATGTCCTGATTGCGTTTGAATCCGGTCTTGAATTTCCAAAAGAACTTGACCGTGTGTTCACTATCACAGACGGTATCCTGCGTTCTCTCATAATCGCGAAATAACGCGAAGGAGGAAAGCATGTTAAACAAAGTGATGCTTATGGGAAGGCTTACAGCCGATCCCGTTGTCCGTTATACCGCGTCTAATTTGCCTGTCGCATCGTTTTCACTCGCTGTCGGACGAAACTATGTTAAAAAAGATTCTTCACAGCGTGAAACCGACTTTATCGATATCGTCTGCTGGCGAAGCACTGCCGAGTTTGTCGGTAAGTATTTCGTAAAAGGCGCTCAGGTTGTTGTGTGCGGCTCGCTTCAGACAAGAACTTGGCAGGATAAAGAGGGCAAAAATCGAAAAACTGTCGAAGTGGTTGCTGATGAGGTATATTTTGCCGACAGCAAGCGCGATAACAGCAGACAGGATACAAGAGAAGCTGCTCCCGCTAACAATCCTGCACCGGCATATCAGAGCGATGAAACGGATGAATTTTTTGAACTTTCAAATGATGGAGACTTGCCATTCTAATTCGTAAAGGAGGAGAAACAAATGGATAAAGAAAAAGTAATTGCCCGCGGCAGAAGAGCAAAGAGAAAATCTTGCGTGTTCTGCGCCGACAAAGTAACTGAGATTGATTATAAAGATGTTGCCAGACTTAGAAGATTCCTTTCTGAGCGTGCTAAGATTCTTCCAAGAAGAATCACCGGAACTTGCGCAAAGCATCAGAGAGAACTTACTATTGCCATAAAAAGGGCTAGACACATTGCCCTGATTCCATACAGCGGAGATTGATTTTAAAAACTGGTAAAAAACTGTTGCAATTAATTAAAACTTGTGGTAAAATACTAATGGTAGAAAGAGTGGGTATTCCCACTCTTTCTGTTTAGTACAAAAGAAACGGGTGGTTTATTGAGTAAAAATGGTCGTTCTGTACCGGTAACTGAAATCGTTCGTGAAATTATTTATCCTATTGCCGAAAAATTGGAACTTAAAATTTGGGATATTGAGTATAAAAAAGAGGGCGGCATGTATGTGCTGCGTATTTTTATAGATAAAGAGGGCGGGGTCACAGTTGAAGACTGTGAAGCAATGTCACGTGCTATAGACGCTCCGCTCGACGAGGCTGATCCTATTGCCGAGAGTTATTATCTCGAAGTTTCATCAGCGGGACTTGACAGGTCACTTAAAAAAAGCGAACATTTTGAACAATATATAGGCAGCAGGGTTGACGTTAATCTTTATAAACCGCAGAATGGCATAAAGCAATATACAGGAGTGCTATTGTCTCATGATGACAGCAGCGTATCAATAGAGGACGAAAACGGCTCTCATACTTTTAAGATGGCGGATGTTTCAGCTGTACGTCTATCTGTCGAATTTTAAAATACACCAGAATTTGGGGGAAAATAGAAAATGATTAACAAAGAGCTTTTTGAGGCAGTTGACGAGATCTGCCGTGAAAAAGGCATTCCGAAAGAGATATTGCTTGGAAAACTTGAAGCTGCTCTTACAACAGCGTATAAGAAGGAACTGAACGCATCTGAAAACGTTTACGTAGTGATGAATGAAGAGAAGAGCGAAATTCGGGTTCTATCTACAAAAGAAGTCGTTGAAGAGGTTGAAAATCCCTCTACACAGATAAATCTCGAAGAGGCTCATAGAATAAATAGAAAACTTGAGATTGGCGATACAATAGAAATTGAACTTATACCAAAAGAATTCGGCAGAATTTCTGCCCATGCGGCTAAAAACGTTATAACTCAGGGTATCCGTGAGGCTGAGCGCGGAATAGTATATCAAGAGTTTTCAAGTAAAGAGCATGAGGTGCTCTCGGGTATAGTAACAAGAGTTGATCATGGAAGTATTTCAATAGAAATTGGGAAAACCGATGTCTATTTAATGAGCGGCGAGCAGATCCCCGGAGAAAAATTTCAAAAGGGCGATCGCGTGAAAATATACGTCGTTGAAGTCAAAGAGGCACCTAAAGGTCCGCTTGTAAAGATATCCCGTACTCATCCCGGCCTTGTTAAGCGTCTTATGGAACTCGAGGTTCCTGAAATCCACGACGGTGTTGTTGAAATAAAAGCGATTGCCCGTGAGGCAGGTTCGAGAACTAAAGTTGCAGTTTGGACAAAGTTTGAAGATATTGACCCTATAGGTTCCTGCATCGGCCCTAAAGGGAGCCGTATTGCCAGTATAGTGGCAGAACTCAAGGGCGAGAAGATAGACGTTATACGTTATCACGAAGACCCTGCAGAGTTTATTGCAGAGGCTCTTTCCCCCGCACAGGTGGTAAGTGTTCTTGTTTCTCAGTCTGAAAAAAGCTGCCGTGCTATAGTGCCGGACGGACAACTGTCGTTAGCAATCGGTAAAGAAGGACAGAATGCGCGTCTTGCAGCAAAGCTCACAGGCTGGAAAATCGACATTAAACCTGAATCGGAAGCTTATAAGAATATATAATAAAGTATCCGCTTGTGCGGAG
This DNA window, taken from Bacillota bacterium, encodes the following:
- the prmA gene encoding 50S ribosomal protein L11 methyltransferase — translated: MNWLEVTVQTTPQGIEHVSNRLITAGITGFQVEDEADFNDFLENNHKYWDYVDKELSENMRGKSLIKFYVSDNAAGLETLSFVKDALSTLKADFPSVSLGSLEMSISSRMEEEWADNWKKYYKPIAIGSRLLIRPVWEEIYDAGDRIVLTLNPGMSFGTGSHQTTALCLELLQKYDCDGKTMLDLGCGSGILSIAALLLGADSAVAVDIDKNAADIAAENAALNDFGLPEYETIAGNILENTDLQDKLIETKFDIITANIVADVIIPLCPLASELLNDNGIFIVSGIITERADEVKRALTEAGFDISNIMERDGWCAFSVSKLILK
- a CDS encoding bacteriohemerythrin; this encodes MGWTNDLAVGVDLIDEEHKALFEKANELYEAGKNRRAMEFISEMFDFLDEYTKKHFNDEEKFMLEINYPEYDLQKKLHSEFIGKLSELKAEFARSGGNIALIIEANQLVLNWLTKHISFQDKKIGQYVRSLEK
- a CDS encoding AI-2E family transporter, whose protein sequence is MEKAKLKSYILIITYAVLLIALMLRLEMVLSAIGLLIKILSPLFVGIGIALILNRPFHFYKRVLTKYLKKEKAAKPIALLLAYISMIAVLAAVFSIILPRLTESIQLLINSVTAYTPQIEGLLRKAANALNVTTPDFSGLVNSFKTYAGSAASMLSDFFPRIFSFTSSVISVVSNISFGLVISIYLLIAQSKLKNQIHLLLYAYLPEKRAGKIDRFILITAETFSKFVSGQLTEACILGFMCFIGMIIFRFNYALLISVLLAVTAIIPIVGGITGCVISVFILLMVNPIKAIWFIVFFIVLQQIEGNLVYPRVVGGSIGLPALWVLLSIIIGGGLFGVVGMLISVPITSVFYQILKKDILARTQ
- a CDS encoding ATP-binding protein, yielding MSYGKAVYEAADAALQRRRSENKKEYDDRRRRVFASYPRIAEIEHEMSEGSLAIIGEIFEKSGDLHERIARIKEKNINLQMERAELLVTIGLPVDYLDEIYKCPVCHDKGIVNGRRCECYEKELKKAAYEQSVLGGTLSNQTFENFNLDFYSQKKAPGGISPYENMMRNKQLCERFVEDFSHSSLSILMTGGTGLGKTHLSTSIARRLINRGVGVVYVTAPELFDRFESLKFNRASIYGDTVDVQEFFDCDLLIIDDLGSEFSTQFVESALFSVINGRAIKGKSTIINTNCDLAQLESIYNKKIVSRIIGDFLIMPFTGEDVRMQKRKKNL
- a CDS encoding DnaD domain protein; its protein translation is MALNFQSGGNHGMFLVPDIVVDRYITEASQVSMMVLLYILRHTTSFTEEDICSALNINVADLEAAVNFWVQCGILRSEEGNISFEQTSISVDHGLVSAPVKTTAPEYDFSEVAAVVESNKQLSTLFEAVQIRLNKQLSPTNYKILYSFYDFYGFSPEVIFLLVNHCCDIGKGNIKYIEQVAYGWYKSGITTEDAVNKYLEEYEQRRTEEYMVRKVFGIGERSLTTNEEKYIHAWTESYGFGEDIIKLAFEKAVDNTGRVRFTYINKILKSWFEKGYKTAEEAANEPAPESKPHKGKKKVEKEGESTYDLNEFMNWSFNEIYTKDKA
- the prfB gene encoding peptide chain release factor 2, with product MDIVLEEYKQQLNAMKQPLEELAESIDVSGLEVKINSLEKKAQEPDFYTDTKNMQKVLQETKQLKEKVSRFNSLKKRWEDAIVLTELAMEEDDESLASEVRTELEETKREYDEQRLSTLLSGEYDSANAILTFHAGAGGTEAQDWVEMLYRMYTRWCERHKYKVKVLDYLAGDEAGIKSVSIMVEGYNAYGYLKSETGVHRLVRISPFDASGRRHTSFASLEVMPEIDDKIDIEVREEDLKVDTYRSSGAGGQHVNKTESAIRITHIPTGIVVACQNERSQHQNREVAMKMLKAKLFEIKEREHLDKIEDIKGEQMAIGWGSQIRSYVFMPYTLVKDHRTDFEVGNIGSVMDGDLDGFINEYLKCKSLGTLKQ
- a CDS encoding DUF368 domain-containing protein; its protein translation is MKTIILMLKGVLIGISILIPGVSGGTMAIILGVYDEMIHAVSSFFQSKRQNALLLLKIGTGGLIGIVLFSKLISYMLDKWKYPMVFLFIGVICGGLPVLLKKTKTAKSRNLDLLYSIAGFLLVIAMTRQPDTVVNLATQTGVLNFLFLVFAGFIIAIALILPGISTSFMLLTLGLYDVTLEAITNFNIAFLIPVIIGIVIGTISTTRLLEFLMQRYPRKTYLLILGFVLGSVLQIIPGLPKGMDILYCILTFASGLIAIQFMSKYTSENV
- a CDS encoding S1 RNA-binding domain-containing protein, with product MIISKYSPEGCLSQNSGIGVYTEAEIEKALASGKILEGKAILCDEYQNLTIDLGCMKGVIQKKEAIYAVKGDVKNIAVITRVGKPVCFKVMEITENDRGEKVALLSRKSVQEEAYKNYVLKLRSGDIIGGKITHLEPFGAFVDIGCGIISLITIDNISISRISHSHDRFAVGDDIRCIVKSVDRDEGRITLSHKELLGTWQENADNFSIGQTAAGIVRSVEQYGIFVELTPNLAGLAEYKEGVRVGQTASVYIKNILPEKMKVKLVIVDHFDTISAKKPMNYYIRSGHMSYWRYSPLSCDKKIESFF
- the rpsF gene encoding 30S ribosomal protein S6; its protein translation is MQKKYEAVFIVNSNFTEEETNAIVEKFKALIEANGTIEKVDVWGKRRLAYEIDDMTEGFYVLIAFESGLEFPKELDRVFTITDGILRSLIIAK
- a CDS encoding single-stranded DNA-binding protein — encoded protein: MLNKVMLMGRLTADPVVRYTASNLPVASFSLAVGRNYVKKDSSQRETDFIDIVCWRSTAEFVGKYFVKGAQVVVCGSLQTRTWQDKEGKNRKTVEVVADEVYFADSKRDNSRQDTREAAPANNPAPAYQSDETDEFFELSNDGDLPF
- the rpsR gene encoding 30S ribosomal protein S18, producing MDKEKVIARGRRAKRKSCVFCADKVTEIDYKDVARLRRFLSERAKILPRRITGTCAKHQRELTIAIKRARHIALIPYSGD
- the rimP gene encoding ribosome maturation factor RimP, which gives rise to MSKNGRSVPVTEIVREIIYPIAEKLELKIWDIEYKKEGGMYVLRIFIDKEGGVTVEDCEAMSRAIDAPLDEADPIAESYYLEVSSAGLDRSLKKSEHFEQYIGSRVDVNLYKPQNGIKQYTGVLLSHDDSSVSIEDENGSHTFKMADVSAVRLSVEF